The following is a genomic window from Geminicoccaceae bacterium.
TCAGGCCGCGTTCGCGTTCCGCCCAACCGATCTCTCCTGCTGTCGCATCAAGCCCCCTCCGGATATTCCAGGCCACCTCCGGCTTGAGCAGATGCCCGTGTTCTTCCAGCAGTGGCGCCTTGTTGGCGGCATAGAGTTCGGCTCGAAGGATCTCGAACACATCGCGCGACTTCGACAGGTCGGGGGCCCTGCTCTCGATGACGACCGTTCCCTCGGCACTGAGCTTGCGCACGGCCTCGCCACAGACACGCGCGACGCCCGGATCGACCGGCGTCACGCCGCCAAGGTCGGCACTGAAGGCCACCTTGCCCGGTCGCCTCGGACGTTGTACCGCCTTGCTGAAGGATTCCACCGGCGGATCGTAGCTGAGCGGATCGCGTGGATCGAAGCCCGCCATGACATCGAGGAAGAACGCGACATCGCGAACGTCCCGCGCCATCGGTCCTTCGACGGACAGGGTCTGGAAGGGTGACGGCGAGGGACCATGCGCGACACGCCCCGGCGACGGGCGCAGGCCAACTACTCCGTTATATCCGGCAGGCGTCCGCAGTGATCCGGCGAGGTCGGAACCATCAGCCAGCCACGCCATCCCGGTGGCCAGGGCCACGGCCGCGCCGCCCGACGACCCGCCGCAATTGAGTGCCGTGTTCCACGGATTGAGCGTTGCCCCGAAGACCTCATTGAAGGTATTCGCCCCGGCGCCGAACTCGGGCGTGTTCGTCTTGCCGAGCACGATACCGCCCTGCCGCTCGATCCGCTGCACCTCGATGGCGGAACTCGTGGGGACATGATCGCGGAAGATCAGCGATCCCTGGGTCGTGCGCACCCCCTCGACGTCGACCAGATCCTTGATCAGGACCGGCAACCCGGCCAGCCACCCGCGACCGTCCGCCGGCGCTGGCGGATGGTCCATCATCATCCGGCGCGCACGGTCCAGAGCCCGTTCGGCACAGATCGTGGGCACGGCATTGACGACCGGAT
Proteins encoded in this region:
- a CDS encoding amidase, which codes for MSGHELVDLSAREVVRMLASGEISPVEAIEASLARIEEVDPVVNAVPTICAERALDRARRMMMDHPPAPADGRGWLAGLPVLIKDLVDVEGVRTTQGSLIFRDHVPTSSAIEVQRIERQGGIVLGKTNTPEFGAGANTFNEVFGATLNPWNTALNCGGSSGGAAVALATGMAWLADGSDLAGSLRTPAGYNGVVGLRPSPGRVAHGPSPSPFQTLSVEGPMARDVRDVAFFLDVMAGFDPRDPLSYDPPVESFSKAVQRPRRPGKVAFSADLGGVTPVDPGVARVCGEAVRKLSAEGTVVIESRAPDLSKSRDVFEILRAELYAANKAPLLEEHGHLLKPEVAWNIRRGLDATAGEIGWAERERGLMQRRMAAFFDDHDLLICPTAIVPPLPVEVRYVEMLGEHRFPTYIDWLAICYAVTLTGCPALSIPCGFTADGLPVGLQLIGPPRGEARLLQCAAMIEDLFGLADRLPIDPRRPAPGRKTPRGES